The proteins below come from a single Arthrobacter crystallopoietes genomic window:
- a CDS encoding RDD family protein, protein MAARLNLVSASAGKRVGAWLIDKLPPAVLVGIGYGVGMAGLLGAAGSGTEEAVASAATGLFLWLGITSLLAFAYGIWKWGWEARTGKTPGNVLLGLRTSNEDGNAPGWAAIFVRGLIIAVGGLVPVIGAVIVVISNHWDANHQRQGWHDKVAKTLALDVNAGRDPLTTGGLYGHSTFTPSGGPAGVAQASYAGATSAGAASGAHGAGLMGEPTRNGGIPGSEPSPQWPPFDDNAARSGGIISGIPGFSGTTGVSTPADNAPAGDTGDPSAAPADTSAAPVTAAPAAPNVSENVPEGSAPTPAPPSHVDDEFAYTRIRDAAPAPAPAAGSGQEPAGINIRFDDGREVAIGSSALIGRNPAAAAGEEVDQLIDFADLDRSVSKTHLELRVEGGAVWVNDRNSTNGTAVTGSDGVRQQLVPGAPVAAKSGATVEFGDRSFVIGQA, encoded by the coding sequence GTGGCAGCAAGACTGAACCTCGTCAGCGCTTCAGCTGGCAAGCGGGTCGGCGCGTGGCTGATCGACAAACTCCCTCCCGCCGTGCTGGTGGGCATCGGCTACGGGGTCGGCATGGCCGGGCTGCTGGGTGCAGCCGGTTCAGGTACTGAAGAGGCCGTGGCCTCCGCCGCCACCGGCCTGTTCCTCTGGCTGGGCATCACCTCGCTGCTGGCCTTTGCCTATGGCATCTGGAAGTGGGGCTGGGAAGCGCGGACGGGTAAAACTCCGGGCAACGTCCTGCTCGGGTTGCGGACCTCGAACGAGGACGGCAACGCCCCCGGCTGGGCGGCCATTTTCGTCCGCGGCCTGATCATCGCCGTCGGCGGGCTGGTCCCGGTTATCGGTGCGGTCATCGTTGTCATTTCGAACCATTGGGACGCCAACCACCAGCGGCAGGGCTGGCATGACAAAGTGGCCAAGACATTGGCCCTGGACGTGAACGCCGGGCGCGACCCGTTGACCACCGGCGGCCTTTACGGCCACAGCACCTTCACGCCGAGCGGAGGGCCGGCGGGTGTTGCGCAGGCAAGTTATGCCGGTGCAACCAGCGCCGGCGCCGCGTCCGGCGCTCACGGTGCCGGCCTGATGGGAGAGCCGACCCGCAACGGCGGTATCCCCGGTTCTGAACCGAGCCCGCAGTGGCCGCCCTTCGACGACAACGCTGCCCGTTCGGGCGGCATCATCTCCGGCATCCCGGGCTTCAGCGGCACTACCGGAGTCAGCACCCCGGCCGATAACGCACCCGCCGGTGACACCGGCGATCCGTCGGCCGCGCCCGCGGATACGTCGGCCGCTCCCGTCACCGCGGCACCAGCCGCCCCGAACGTATCCGAAAACGTGCCTGAAGGCTCCGCGCCCACGCCAGCACCGCCGTCGCACGTCGATGACGAGTTCGCGTACACCAGGATCCGCGACGCCGCGCCAGCCCCCGCGCCCGCGGCCGGTTCCGGACAGGAGCCGGCCGGCATCAATATCCGCTTTGACGACGGCCGCGAGGTCGCCATCGGATCCAGCGCGCTGATCGGCCGGAACCCGGCCGCGGCGGCAGGTGAAGAAGTGGACCAGCTGATCGACTTCGCCGATCTGGACCGTTCCGTTTCGAAGACCCATCTGGAACTGCGCGTCGAGGGCGGCGCCGTCTGGGTCAATGACCGCAATTCAACCAATGGCACCGCCGTGACCGGATCGGACGGCGTGCGCCAGCAGCTTGTCCCCGGTGCTCCGGTAGCGGCCAAGTCAGGAGCAACCGTGGAATTCGGCGACCGAAGCTTCGTCATTGGTCAGGCATGA
- a CDS encoding DUF58 domain-containing protein, whose amino-acid sequence MSTTKPGAGRVRLKRLLRKATPERSSKLHPASLLKLAKETAALAGEFLAPHWQRTTAVLAKYVQPTVSTVSPLGWIVLGTAVLLFGLGAAYGWAEAKAGGLMAVLLLLIAIGFVLGRSSYGVKLDLARTRVAVGDHAIGSVEVTNTDPRPLLPAALELPVGASTAVFHLPRMKPGQVHEDLFTIPTQRRAVIVVGPVRSVRADPLGLLRRQMMWTQPTDLFVHPKTTALIGSASGFIRDLEGLPTKDLSSADVSFHALRDYVPGDDRRHIHWKTTARTNELMVRQFEETRRAHLAVAVSTNTEEYTSEHDFELAVSVGASIGLQAIREQRNLSVLTQQGPLRTETGRNLLDEMTRIEGRPQRTTAVDLARSAADTVPNASVFFLIVGEHVTATQLRRAAAAVPPGIRAFAIRCAHGMDAGKASIGDLTVLSLGNLDDLAIILRKAAA is encoded by the coding sequence ATGTCCACCACAAAACCGGGCGCCGGCCGCGTCCGGCTCAAACGCCTGCTGCGCAAGGCCACACCGGAACGCAGCAGCAAACTGCATCCGGCGTCGCTGCTGAAGCTGGCCAAGGAAACGGCGGCGTTGGCCGGCGAGTTCCTGGCACCGCATTGGCAAAGAACGACGGCGGTACTCGCCAAATACGTGCAGCCAACGGTTTCCACCGTCTCGCCGCTGGGCTGGATCGTGCTGGGTACGGCTGTGCTGTTGTTCGGCCTCGGCGCCGCCTATGGCTGGGCCGAAGCCAAAGCGGGCGGACTGATGGCGGTGCTGCTGTTGCTGATTGCCATCGGCTTTGTGCTCGGTCGCTCCTCCTATGGCGTGAAACTGGACCTCGCCCGCACTCGTGTGGCCGTGGGCGACCATGCCATCGGCAGCGTGGAAGTCACCAATACCGACCCCAGGCCGCTGCTTCCGGCGGCGCTGGAACTGCCGGTGGGCGCCTCCACCGCAGTATTCCACTTGCCGCGGATGAAGCCGGGCCAGGTGCACGAGGACCTCTTCACGATCCCCACCCAGCGCCGCGCGGTCATCGTCGTCGGACCGGTGCGCTCCGTTCGGGCCGATCCGCTGGGGCTGCTGCGCCGGCAGATGATGTGGACGCAGCCGACCGACCTGTTCGTCCACCCGAAAACCACCGCACTGATCGGCTCCGCCTCCGGTTTCATCCGTGATCTGGAAGGGCTGCCCACCAAGGATCTCTCCAGCGCGGATGTGTCCTTCCACGCGCTGCGCGACTACGTTCCCGGCGACGACCGCCGGCACATCCACTGGAAGACCACCGCCCGCACCAACGAACTGATGGTCCGCCAGTTCGAGGAAACCCGCCGCGCCCACCTGGCCGTCGCCGTTTCCACGAACACTGAGGAGTACACCAGCGAGCATGATTTCGAGCTCGCCGTCTCGGTAGGCGCCTCCATCGGGCTGCAGGCGATCCGCGAGCAGCGCAACCTGTCGGTGCTCACCCAGCAGGGGCCGCTGCGGACCGAAACCGGGCGCAACCTGCTGGATGAAATGACCCGGATCGAGGGCCGGCCGCAGCGAACGACGGCGGTAGACCTCGCGCGGTCCGCAGCCGACACGGTACCGAATGCCTCCGTGTTCTTTTTGATTGTCGGTGAACATGTCACCGCCACACAGCTGCGCCGTGCCGCGGCTGCCGTTCCGCCCGGCATCCGCGCCTTTGCCATCCGATGTGCCCACGGGATGGACGCGGGCAAAGCCTCCATCGGCGACCTGACCGTCCTCTCGCTGGGTAACCTGGACGACCTCGCCATCATTCTGCGAAAGGCTGCCGCATGA
- a CDS encoding transglutaminaseTgpA domain-containing protein: MSAPDSPGTAPRRSRRAAGTGDRAASRDRGLSPQERGLVLPRSWQHLGIDAAVLTLLLGMGVLGFHNVFAGELRYLVAGFGGIVAGLGLALTCVWYRLGLLSTATAGLLAYVLLGSAFAAPTQAIAGVVPSLESLRTVLTGFIFAWKDILTVAAPVGVNGGMLVVPFLGSLAAALLAGTLAWRVKTPYWTILPVTAMFILGIAFGTNAPTLPLLRGVLLVAGTVSWLAWRQHISRTDSTAHVSANPQAADAAAHRTGVLRRLGLGAGVLVLATAVTALAGPALTAGGERKVLRDVVVPPVQLYDYPSPLMDFRQFVKDKSEDTLFTVQGLPPGERVRLAALDTYDGVVYNVNPQSGGNYAPVGDAQSLGNVDGDGGNPNSDTAQMTFNIADYNGVWLPAGGQLNGVAMDGPRADEVAGSLYYNEDSETALSTRYVRPGDNYSVNVSFPAKPEDGQLAQYDFAPLNLPEPEQVPNIIGTKAGELVGDETVPIEQVRQLERSLHENGFFSNGKEDEARSLSGHSASRMTTLLDAEQMIGDDEQYAVAMALMARHLGMPARVVMGFYPDPSIERTAGQPVEIKGKDVHAWVEIAFTSAGWVAFDPTPDKDNEPTPPQQQPKSTPKPQVLQPPPPPQEPAELPPDSAPEPQDAERNEKGFWEQWGWLVTAIGVAMIPLAILLIPLLLIAWLKLRRRKRRAAEGLPSTRVSGGWSEVMSLATDMGANANAKATRREHASELADAFPAASGTTTALAHRADAAVFGGVEPTEVQVREYWDMVEKSLDEIGSSVGFWKRQRARFSPRSLVAEARFRLSQKLGRGVSGRSFGPAESTNRKVESPTEEQHKGVSHTWQQD, translated from the coding sequence ATGAGCGCCCCTGACAGCCCCGGGACCGCACCCAGGCGGAGCCGCCGCGCCGCCGGGACCGGGGACCGTGCAGCATCACGCGACCGTGGGCTGTCCCCGCAGGAGCGCGGGCTGGTGCTGCCGCGATCCTGGCAGCACCTCGGCATTGATGCCGCCGTGCTCACCCTGCTGCTGGGGATGGGCGTGCTCGGCTTCCACAACGTCTTTGCGGGCGAACTGCGCTATCTGGTCGCCGGGTTCGGGGGCATCGTGGCCGGGCTGGGCCTGGCCCTGACCTGCGTCTGGTACCGGCTGGGCCTGCTGTCGACCGCCACCGCAGGCCTGTTGGCCTACGTGCTGCTCGGCAGCGCCTTTGCCGCGCCCACCCAAGCGATTGCCGGCGTCGTACCTTCGCTGGAATCCCTGCGCACCGTCCTGACCGGCTTCATCTTTGCCTGGAAGGACATCCTCACCGTCGCCGCGCCGGTGGGTGTGAACGGCGGCATGCTGGTGGTTCCGTTCCTGGGCTCGCTGGCCGCGGCGCTGCTGGCCGGCACACTCGCCTGGCGGGTCAAGACCCCGTACTGGACCATCCTGCCCGTGACAGCGATGTTCATCCTGGGCATCGCTTTCGGCACCAATGCGCCTACCCTGCCGCTGCTGCGGGGCGTGCTGCTGGTGGCCGGGACCGTATCGTGGCTGGCCTGGCGCCAGCACATTTCCCGCACCGACAGCACCGCTCACGTCTCCGCCAACCCGCAGGCCGCCGATGCAGCCGCCCACCGGACCGGCGTGCTCCGGCGGCTGGGGCTGGGCGCCGGGGTGCTGGTGCTGGCGACGGCGGTCACCGCGCTGGCCGGCCCCGCGCTGACCGCAGGCGGTGAGCGCAAGGTGCTGCGCGACGTCGTTGTTCCCCCGGTTCAGCTGTACGACTACCCGTCGCCGCTGATGGACTTCCGCCAGTTTGTGAAGGACAAGTCCGAGGACACACTGTTCACGGTGCAGGGCCTGCCGCCGGGGGAGCGGGTGAGGCTGGCGGCGCTGGATACTTACGACGGCGTGGTCTACAACGTGAATCCGCAAAGCGGCGGCAATTACGCGCCCGTGGGCGATGCCCAGTCGCTGGGCAACGTGGACGGCGACGGCGGAAACCCGAACTCGGACACCGCGCAGATGACGTTCAACATCGCGGACTACAACGGGGTGTGGCTGCCGGCCGGCGGTCAGCTCAATGGCGTGGCGATGGACGGGCCGCGGGCCGACGAGGTGGCGGGATCCCTCTACTACAACGAAGATTCCGAAACCGCACTCTCCACCCGGTACGTCCGGCCCGGCGACAACTACTCGGTCAACGTGTCCTTCCCGGCCAAGCCCGAGGACGGGCAGCTGGCCCAGTACGATTTCGCGCCGCTGAACCTGCCCGAACCGGAGCAGGTGCCCAACATCATCGGGACCAAGGCCGGCGAACTGGTGGGCGATGAAACCGTGCCGATCGAGCAGGTCCGCCAGCTGGAGCGGAGCCTGCACGAAAACGGCTTCTTCTCCAACGGCAAGGAGGACGAGGCACGCAGCCTCTCCGGGCACAGCGCCAGCCGCATGACCACGCTGCTGGACGCCGAGCAGATGATTGGCGACGACGAGCAGTACGCGGTGGCGATGGCGCTGATGGCCCGCCACCTGGGCATGCCCGCCCGCGTGGTGATGGGGTTCTACCCGGACCCCAGCATCGAGCGCACCGCCGGACAACCCGTGGAAATTAAGGGAAAGGACGTTCACGCCTGGGTGGAGATCGCGTTCACCAGCGCCGGCTGGGTGGCCTTCGACCCGACGCCGGACAAGGACAACGAGCCGACCCCGCCGCAGCAGCAGCCGAAGTCGACCCCGAAGCCGCAGGTGCTCCAGCCGCCGCCACCGCCGCAGGAACCGGCCGAACTGCCACCGGACTCGGCGCCGGAACCGCAGGACGCCGAGCGGAACGAGAAGGGCTTCTGGGAGCAGTGGGGTTGGCTGGTGACTGCCATCGGCGTGGCTATGATTCCGCTCGCCATCCTGCTGATCCCGCTGCTGCTGATCGCCTGGCTGAAGCTGCGCCGCCGAAAGCGCCGCGCCGCCGAAGGCCTGCCCAGCACACGCGTCAGCGGCGGCTGGAGCGAGGTCATGTCGCTGGCCACGGACATGGGCGCCAATGCCAATGCCAAGGCCACCCGGCGCGAGCATGCCAGCGAGTTGGCGGACGCGTTCCCCGCGGCTTCCGGCACGACGACGGCGTTGGCGCACCGGGCGGACGCTGCCGTGTTCGGCGGTGTCGAGCCCACCGAGGTACAGGTGCGCGAGTACTGGGACATGGTGGAGAAGTCGCTGGACGAAATCGGCTCATCGGTGGGCTTCTGGAAGCGCCAGCGGGCGCGGTTCTCGCCCCGCTCGCTGGTGGCCGAGGCACGCTTCAGACTGTCACAAAAGCTCGGTAGGGGCGTGTCCGGCCGGTCCTTTGGCCCCGCCGAGAGCACAAACCGTAAAGTAGAGTCACCGACCGAGGAACAACACAAGGGAGTGAGCCATACGTGGCAGCAAGACTGA